One window of the Polypterus senegalus isolate Bchr_013 chromosome 18, ASM1683550v1, whole genome shotgun sequence genome contains the following:
- the LOC120518753 gene encoding sterile alpha motif domain-containing protein 15-like, with amino-acid sequence MADFLHWNCEAVSEWIESLGFPQYKECFTDNFIDGRKLIFIDCSTLPRIGITDFEDMKAVSRHIRELLEIEEPQWDRSIALPRRDMKGLFLERKSQTGRKADKLTYDLFIKEMET; translated from the exons ATGGCGGACTTCCTGCACTGGAACTGCGAGGCGGTCTCGGAATGGATCGAGTCCCTCGGTTTCCCTCAATACAAG GAGTGTTTTACAGATAACTTCATTGATGGTAGAAAATTAATCTTTATTGACTGCTCCACACTTCCTCGAATTGGCATAACAGACTTTGAAGACATGAAG GCAGTTTCACGGCACATCAGGGAGCTTCTAGAAATTGAAGAACCCCAGTGGGACCGAAGCATCGCACTGCCACGTCGGGACATGAAAGGACTGTTTCTGGAAAGGAAGAGTCAGACGGGACGGAAAGCAGACAAACTCACCTACGATTTGTTTATTAAGGAGATGGAGACATAG